CGACGCTGCCTACGAGAAGGTGAAGGTGCTGCTGTGCTACGCTCCGGTGAGCCAGAAGGACCGCGGGTGGCGCAAGACCGACGACCTGCTGAAGAAGGACAAGACCTGCCAGTTCACCGTCGTCGAGCAACCTTACAGCGGCGCCACTGCGAGCGCCAACGTCACATACAGAATCAAGCGCGACGTGCCGACCGCCACCTACTTCGTGCGTGCCTACGCGCTCGACGGCTCCGACACGCAGGTCGCCTACGGCCAGACCACCGACGCCAAGAAGACCGCCAACCTATTCGACATCGTCGCCATCACGGGCCGCCACGCCTCGCTCGACATCGCCGCGGGGTGCTTCTCCGCCTTCTCCATCGCcgtcctcatcttcttcttcttcatcgagAAGAGGAAGGTCAAGAAGTAGACCGGGGTCGAAATCAGACCAGTCTTTTCAGATGC
The nucleotide sequence above comes from Ananas comosus cultivar F153 linkage group 17, ASM154086v1, whole genome shotgun sequence. Encoded proteins:
- the LOC109722874 gene encoding high-affinity nitrate transporter-activating protein 2.1-like, which codes for CNLCESIHAVLYAGEDTITVTWSLDRTAVPAGGDAAYEKVKVLLCYAPVSQKDRGWRKTDDLLKKDKTCQFTVVEQPYSGATASANVTYRIKRDVPTATYFVRAYALDGSDTQVAYGQTTDAKKTANLFDIVAITGRHASLDIAAGCFSAFSIAVLIFFFFIEKRKVKK